In Nicotiana tabacum cultivar K326 chromosome 17, ASM71507v2, whole genome shotgun sequence, one DNA window encodes the following:
- the LOC107766528 gene encoding pumilio homolog 2 isoform X2, with protein MVSELGRRPMIGNNENSFGDEFEKEIGMLLHDQRRQEADDREKELNMYRSGSAPPTVEGSLSAVGGLFNNNGFMSEEELRSDPAYLSYYYSNLNLNPRLPPPLLSKEDWRFSQRLQGGSSAIGDRRNVNKNDNNGNGRRSPMPPGFNSKKAESENETDKLQGSVEWGGDGLIGLPGLGLGSKKKSIAEIFQDDFSRVSPAPGHPSRPASRNAFDGSGDAAEAELSFSSSKPLRSGSSTQIPSDEVAASYSYAAALSRSTTPDPQHIARAPSPCLTPIGGGRVVNLDKRSVNSPNSFNGHTTESSELVAALSGMNLSNGGQNNTKQHEFFKQSESPQFNMASTVQSAKVPYSVGSDLNSSNRQAAFSNNSYLKGSPTSGLNSGGGVLSQYPHLDSPNSSFSNYGLSGHPLSPMSSHLGNYNLPPLFGNAAAASAMAVPGLDSRIPNLSAATSEHNLSRMGNQMGGPSFVDPMYLQYLTAEYVAQVAALNDPSLDRSYMGGNSYVDLLQKAYLGNNVLPQKSQYKSSGSGHHGYYGNPAFGVGLSYPGSPLASPVVPGSPVGPGSPMRHGDYNNMRRMRNIAAGVIGPYHLDNMENSLASSLLEEFKSNKTRCFELSEIVGHVVEFSADQYGSRFIQQKLETATTEEKNMVFQEIFPQALTLMTDVFGNYVIQKFFEHGMASQRRELAGKLFGHVLTLSLQMYGCRVIQKAIEVVDVDQKIKMVEELDGNIMRCVRDQNGNHVIQKCIECVPEDHIQFVVSTFFGQVVTLSTHPYGCRVIQRVLEHCSDPETQSKVMEEILGSVSMLAQDQYGNYVVQHVLEHGKPHERSIIIQELAGKIVQMSQQKFASNVVEKCLTFCNSSERQLLVNEMLGTTDENEPLQAMMKDQFANYVVQKVLETCSDQQRELIMSRIRVHLNALKKYTYGKHIVARVEKLVAAGERRIAAQSPSPA; from the exons ATGGTATCTGAATTGGGTAGGAGACCGATGATTGGGAACAATGAAAATTCATTTGGAGATGAGTTTGAGAAAGAGATTGGGATGTTACTTCATGATCAGCGAAGACAAGAAGCTGACGATCGCGAAAAGGAGCTGAATATGTATAGAAGTGGCTCGGCTCCACCTACTGTTGAAGGTTCATTGAGTGCAGTGGGTGGATTGTTTAACAATAATGGTTTCATGTCTGAGGAGGAGCTTAGGTCTGATCCTGCTTACTTATCTTACTATTACTCGAACTTAAACCTTAATCCTAGGTTGCCTCCACCACTTTTGTCCAAAGAAGATTGGCGGTTTTCACAGAGGTTGCAAGGAGGGAGCTCCGCTATTGGTGATAGGAGGAACGTaaacaagaatgataataatggTAATGGTAGGAGGTCACCCATGCCTCCAGGATTTAACTCGAAAAAAGCAGAGAGCGAGAATGAGACGGATAAATTGCAGGGTTCAGTGGAATGGGGTGGTGATGGGCTGATTGGTTTGCCGGGACTAGGATTAGGTAGTAAAAAGAAGAGCATTGCTGAAATATTCCAG GATGACTTCAGCCGTGTGTCTCCTGCTCCTGGTCACCCTTCGCGGCCAGCTAGCCGAAATGCTTTTGACGGAAGTGGTGATGCAGCAGAAGCTGAGCTTTCGTTTTCTTCTTCAAAGCCTTTAAGGTCTGGATCAAGCACACAAATCCCATCTGATGAGGTGGCTGCTTCCTATTCATATGCTGCTGCTTTATCAAGAAGTACCACTCCTGATCCCCAACACATTGCGAGGGCTCCTAGTCCTTGCCTTACTCCTATTGGTGGAGGGAGGGTAGTCAATTTAGACAAGAGAAGTGTTAATAGTCCAAATTCATTTAATGGTCACACAACTGAGTCTTCAGAGCTTGTTGCTGCTTTGTCTGGCATGAATCTATCTAATG GTGGGCAAAATAACACGAAGCAGCATGAATTTTTTAAGCAATCTGAATCCCCACAGTTTAATATGGCTTCTACTGTTCAGTCTGCGAAAGTACCATATTCTGTCGGCTCAGACCTTAATAGTTCTAACCGCCAAGCTGCTTTCTCCAATAATTCATACCTCAAAGGATCCCCAACATCTGGATTGAATAGTGGAGGTGGCGTACTTTCTCAATATCCACATTTGGATAGTCCAAATTCATCTTTTTCTAATTATGGTTTAAGTGGTCATCCTCTCAGTCCAATGTCAAGCCATCTTGGCAACTATAATTTGCCACCTTTATTTGGAAATGCTGCTGCTGCATCAGCTATGGCTGTACCTGGATTGGACTCTCGAATCCCTAATTTGAGTGCTGCAACGTCAGAGCATAATCTCAGCAGAATGGGAAATCAAATGGGTGGGCCGTCATTCGTGGACCCTATGTATCTTCAGTACTTGACAGCTGAATATGTTGCGCAGGTTGCTGCTCTTAATGATCCTTCCTTGGACAGGAGCTACATGGGCGGCAATTCGTATGTAGACTTGCTTCAGAAAGCTTATCTTGGTAATAATGTTCTACCTCAGAAATCTCAATACAAAAGCAGTGGTTCAGGTCATCATGGCTATTATGGAAATCCTGCGTTTGGAGTTGGCTTGTCATATCCTGGAAGTCCTTTAGCAAGTCCTGTCGTCCCAGGCTCTCCAGTGGGACCTGGTAGTCCTATGAGGCATGGTGATTATAATAATATGAGACGAATGAGAAACATAGCTGCAGGTGTCATAGGACCATATCACTTGGATAATATGGAAAACAGCTTAGCATCCTCCTTACTGGAAGAGTTCAAAAGCAACAAGACCAGGTGTTTTGAACTTTCAGAAATTGTAGGCCATGTTGTTGAGTTTAG CGCCGACCAGTATGGGAGCCGATTCATTCAGCAAAAGCTGGAAACTGCCACCACTGAGGAGAAAAACATGGTGTTTCAGGAAATTTTTCCCCAAGCTCTTACTTTGATGACTGATGTCTTTGGAAATTACGTAATCCAGAAG TTTTTTGAACATGGAATGGCATCTCAGAGGAGAGAATTAGCTGGCAAGCTCTTTGGGCATGTTTTAACACTGAGCCTTCAAATGTATGGTTGTCGCGTCATACAGAAG GCAATAGAAGTAGTCGACGTGGACCAGAAGATCAAAATGGTGGAGGAGCTTGATGGTAATATCATGCGCTGTGTACGAGATCAGAATGGAAATCACGTCATTCAGAAATGTATTGAATGTGTACCAGAAGATCACATTCAATTTGTCGTCTCGACATTTTTCGGACAAGTTGTTACTCTCTCCACCCATCCATATGGCTGTCGAGTAATACAG AGAGTATTGGAACACTGTAGCGATCCAGAAACCCAAAGTAAAGTGATGGAAGAAATCTTGGGATCTGTAAGCATGTTGGCACAAGATCAGTATGGTAATTATGTTGTTCAG CATGTATTGGAGCACGGGAAGCCGCATGAGCGCTCTATTATAATTCAGGAACTAGCTGGGAAGATTGTGCAAATGAGCCAGCAGAAGTTTGCCTCTAATGTTGTTGAGAAGTGTTTAACTTTTTGTAATTCCAGTGAACGACAGCTACTGGTGAACGAGATGCTTGGTACGACTGATGAAAATGAGCCTCTTCAG GCTATGATGAAAGATCAGTTTGCAAATTACGTTGTACAGAAAGTTTTGGAAACTTGTAGCGATCAGCAACGTGAGCTGATCATGTCGAGGATAAGAGTTCACTTGAATGCTCTGAAGAAATACACTTACGGAAAGCATATTGTCGCGCGTGTTGAAAAGCTAGTTGCTGCTGGGG AAAGAAGAATTGCTGCTCAGTCCCCAAGTCCGGCTTAG
- the LOC107766528 gene encoding pumilio homolog 2 isoform X1, protein MVSELGRRPMIGNNENSFGDEFEKEIGMLLHDQRRQEADDREKELNMYRSGSAPPTVEGSLSAVGGLFNNNGFMSEEELRSDPAYLSYYYSNLNLNPRLPPPLLSKEDWRFSQRLQGGSSAIGDRRNVNKNDNNGNGRRSPMPPGFNSKKAESENETDKLQGSVEWGGDGLIGLPGLGLGSKKKSIAEIFQDDFSRVSPAPGHPSRPASRNAFDGSGDAAEAELSFSSSKPLRSGSSTQIPSDEVAASYSYAAALSRSTTPDPQHIARAPSPCLTPIGGGRVVNLDKRSVNSPNSFNGHTTESSELVAALSGMNLSNGTSDEIISLIEQDIGFNAILTNLAGGQNNTKQHEFFKQSESPQFNMASTVQSAKVPYSVGSDLNSSNRQAAFSNNSYLKGSPTSGLNSGGGVLSQYPHLDSPNSSFSNYGLSGHPLSPMSSHLGNYNLPPLFGNAAAASAMAVPGLDSRIPNLSAATSEHNLSRMGNQMGGPSFVDPMYLQYLTAEYVAQVAALNDPSLDRSYMGGNSYVDLLQKAYLGNNVLPQKSQYKSSGSGHHGYYGNPAFGVGLSYPGSPLASPVVPGSPVGPGSPMRHGDYNNMRRMRNIAAGVIGPYHLDNMENSLASSLLEEFKSNKTRCFELSEIVGHVVEFSADQYGSRFIQQKLETATTEEKNMVFQEIFPQALTLMTDVFGNYVIQKFFEHGMASQRRELAGKLFGHVLTLSLQMYGCRVIQKAIEVVDVDQKIKMVEELDGNIMRCVRDQNGNHVIQKCIECVPEDHIQFVVSTFFGQVVTLSTHPYGCRVIQRVLEHCSDPETQSKVMEEILGSVSMLAQDQYGNYVVQHVLEHGKPHERSIIIQELAGKIVQMSQQKFASNVVEKCLTFCNSSERQLLVNEMLGTTDENEPLQAMMKDQFANYVVQKVLETCSDQQRELIMSRIRVHLNALKKYTYGKHIVARVEKLVAAGERRIAAQSPSPA, encoded by the exons ATGGTATCTGAATTGGGTAGGAGACCGATGATTGGGAACAATGAAAATTCATTTGGAGATGAGTTTGAGAAAGAGATTGGGATGTTACTTCATGATCAGCGAAGACAAGAAGCTGACGATCGCGAAAAGGAGCTGAATATGTATAGAAGTGGCTCGGCTCCACCTACTGTTGAAGGTTCATTGAGTGCAGTGGGTGGATTGTTTAACAATAATGGTTTCATGTCTGAGGAGGAGCTTAGGTCTGATCCTGCTTACTTATCTTACTATTACTCGAACTTAAACCTTAATCCTAGGTTGCCTCCACCACTTTTGTCCAAAGAAGATTGGCGGTTTTCACAGAGGTTGCAAGGAGGGAGCTCCGCTATTGGTGATAGGAGGAACGTaaacaagaatgataataatggTAATGGTAGGAGGTCACCCATGCCTCCAGGATTTAACTCGAAAAAAGCAGAGAGCGAGAATGAGACGGATAAATTGCAGGGTTCAGTGGAATGGGGTGGTGATGGGCTGATTGGTTTGCCGGGACTAGGATTAGGTAGTAAAAAGAAGAGCATTGCTGAAATATTCCAG GATGACTTCAGCCGTGTGTCTCCTGCTCCTGGTCACCCTTCGCGGCCAGCTAGCCGAAATGCTTTTGACGGAAGTGGTGATGCAGCAGAAGCTGAGCTTTCGTTTTCTTCTTCAAAGCCTTTAAGGTCTGGATCAAGCACACAAATCCCATCTGATGAGGTGGCTGCTTCCTATTCATATGCTGCTGCTTTATCAAGAAGTACCACTCCTGATCCCCAACACATTGCGAGGGCTCCTAGTCCTTGCCTTACTCCTATTGGTGGAGGGAGGGTAGTCAATTTAGACAAGAGAAGTGTTAATAGTCCAAATTCATTTAATGGTCACACAACTGAGTCTTCAGAGCTTGTTGCTGCTTTGTCTGGCATGAATCTATCTAATGGTACGTCGGATGAGATCATTTCTCTGATTGAACAGGACATTGGTTTTAATGCTATCCTCACCAATCTTGCAGGTGGGCAAAATAACACGAAGCAGCATGAATTTTTTAAGCAATCTGAATCCCCACAGTTTAATATGGCTTCTACTGTTCAGTCTGCGAAAGTACCATATTCTGTCGGCTCAGACCTTAATAGTTCTAACCGCCAAGCTGCTTTCTCCAATAATTCATACCTCAAAGGATCCCCAACATCTGGATTGAATAGTGGAGGTGGCGTACTTTCTCAATATCCACATTTGGATAGTCCAAATTCATCTTTTTCTAATTATGGTTTAAGTGGTCATCCTCTCAGTCCAATGTCAAGCCATCTTGGCAACTATAATTTGCCACCTTTATTTGGAAATGCTGCTGCTGCATCAGCTATGGCTGTACCTGGATTGGACTCTCGAATCCCTAATTTGAGTGCTGCAACGTCAGAGCATAATCTCAGCAGAATGGGAAATCAAATGGGTGGGCCGTCATTCGTGGACCCTATGTATCTTCAGTACTTGACAGCTGAATATGTTGCGCAGGTTGCTGCTCTTAATGATCCTTCCTTGGACAGGAGCTACATGGGCGGCAATTCGTATGTAGACTTGCTTCAGAAAGCTTATCTTGGTAATAATGTTCTACCTCAGAAATCTCAATACAAAAGCAGTGGTTCAGGTCATCATGGCTATTATGGAAATCCTGCGTTTGGAGTTGGCTTGTCATATCCTGGAAGTCCTTTAGCAAGTCCTGTCGTCCCAGGCTCTCCAGTGGGACCTGGTAGTCCTATGAGGCATGGTGATTATAATAATATGAGACGAATGAGAAACATAGCTGCAGGTGTCATAGGACCATATCACTTGGATAATATGGAAAACAGCTTAGCATCCTCCTTACTGGAAGAGTTCAAAAGCAACAAGACCAGGTGTTTTGAACTTTCAGAAATTGTAGGCCATGTTGTTGAGTTTAG CGCCGACCAGTATGGGAGCCGATTCATTCAGCAAAAGCTGGAAACTGCCACCACTGAGGAGAAAAACATGGTGTTTCAGGAAATTTTTCCCCAAGCTCTTACTTTGATGACTGATGTCTTTGGAAATTACGTAATCCAGAAG TTTTTTGAACATGGAATGGCATCTCAGAGGAGAGAATTAGCTGGCAAGCTCTTTGGGCATGTTTTAACACTGAGCCTTCAAATGTATGGTTGTCGCGTCATACAGAAG GCAATAGAAGTAGTCGACGTGGACCAGAAGATCAAAATGGTGGAGGAGCTTGATGGTAATATCATGCGCTGTGTACGAGATCAGAATGGAAATCACGTCATTCAGAAATGTATTGAATGTGTACCAGAAGATCACATTCAATTTGTCGTCTCGACATTTTTCGGACAAGTTGTTACTCTCTCCACCCATCCATATGGCTGTCGAGTAATACAG AGAGTATTGGAACACTGTAGCGATCCAGAAACCCAAAGTAAAGTGATGGAAGAAATCTTGGGATCTGTAAGCATGTTGGCACAAGATCAGTATGGTAATTATGTTGTTCAG CATGTATTGGAGCACGGGAAGCCGCATGAGCGCTCTATTATAATTCAGGAACTAGCTGGGAAGATTGTGCAAATGAGCCAGCAGAAGTTTGCCTCTAATGTTGTTGAGAAGTGTTTAACTTTTTGTAATTCCAGTGAACGACAGCTACTGGTGAACGAGATGCTTGGTACGACTGATGAAAATGAGCCTCTTCAG GCTATGATGAAAGATCAGTTTGCAAATTACGTTGTACAGAAAGTTTTGGAAACTTGTAGCGATCAGCAACGTGAGCTGATCATGTCGAGGATAAGAGTTCACTTGAATGCTCTGAAGAAATACACTTACGGAAAGCATATTGTCGCGCGTGTTGAAAAGCTAGTTGCTGCTGGGG AAAGAAGAATTGCTGCTCAGTCCCCAAGTCCGGCTTAG
- the LOC107766528 gene encoding pumilio homolog 2 isoform X3 has product MLLKDDFSRVSPAPGHPSRPASRNAFDGSGDAAEAELSFSSSKPLRSGSSTQIPSDEVAASYSYAAALSRSTTPDPQHIARAPSPCLTPIGGGRVVNLDKRSVNSPNSFNGHTTESSELVAALSGMNLSNGGQNNTKQHEFFKQSESPQFNMASTVQSAKVPYSVGSDLNSSNRQAAFSNNSYLKGSPTSGLNSGGGVLSQYPHLDSPNSSFSNYGLSGHPLSPMSSHLGNYNLPPLFGNAAAASAMAVPGLDSRIPNLSAATSEHNLSRMGNQMGGPSFVDPMYLQYLTAEYVAQVAALNDPSLDRSYMGGNSYVDLLQKAYLGNNVLPQKSQYKSSGSGHHGYYGNPAFGVGLSYPGSPLASPVVPGSPVGPGSPMRHGDYNNMRRMRNIAAGVIGPYHLDNMENSLASSLLEEFKSNKTRCFELSEIVGHVVEFSADQYGSRFIQQKLETATTEEKNMVFQEIFPQALTLMTDVFGNYVIQKFFEHGMASQRRELAGKLFGHVLTLSLQMYGCRVIQKAIEVVDVDQKIKMVEELDGNIMRCVRDQNGNHVIQKCIECVPEDHIQFVVSTFFGQVVTLSTHPYGCRVIQRVLEHCSDPETQSKVMEEILGSVSMLAQDQYGNYVVQHVLEHGKPHERSIIIQELAGKIVQMSQQKFASNVVEKCLTFCNSSERQLLVNEMLGTTDENEPLQAMMKDQFANYVVQKVLETCSDQQRELIMSRIRVHLNALKKYTYGKHIVARVEKLVAAGERRIAAQSPSPA; this is encoded by the exons ATGCTGCTAAAG GATGACTTCAGCCGTGTGTCTCCTGCTCCTGGTCACCCTTCGCGGCCAGCTAGCCGAAATGCTTTTGACGGAAGTGGTGATGCAGCAGAAGCTGAGCTTTCGTTTTCTTCTTCAAAGCCTTTAAGGTCTGGATCAAGCACACAAATCCCATCTGATGAGGTGGCTGCTTCCTATTCATATGCTGCTGCTTTATCAAGAAGTACCACTCCTGATCCCCAACACATTGCGAGGGCTCCTAGTCCTTGCCTTACTCCTATTGGTGGAGGGAGGGTAGTCAATTTAGACAAGAGAAGTGTTAATAGTCCAAATTCATTTAATGGTCACACAACTGAGTCTTCAGAGCTTGTTGCTGCTTTGTCTGGCATGAATCTATCTAATG GTGGGCAAAATAACACGAAGCAGCATGAATTTTTTAAGCAATCTGAATCCCCACAGTTTAATATGGCTTCTACTGTTCAGTCTGCGAAAGTACCATATTCTGTCGGCTCAGACCTTAATAGTTCTAACCGCCAAGCTGCTTTCTCCAATAATTCATACCTCAAAGGATCCCCAACATCTGGATTGAATAGTGGAGGTGGCGTACTTTCTCAATATCCACATTTGGATAGTCCAAATTCATCTTTTTCTAATTATGGTTTAAGTGGTCATCCTCTCAGTCCAATGTCAAGCCATCTTGGCAACTATAATTTGCCACCTTTATTTGGAAATGCTGCTGCTGCATCAGCTATGGCTGTACCTGGATTGGACTCTCGAATCCCTAATTTGAGTGCTGCAACGTCAGAGCATAATCTCAGCAGAATGGGAAATCAAATGGGTGGGCCGTCATTCGTGGACCCTATGTATCTTCAGTACTTGACAGCTGAATATGTTGCGCAGGTTGCTGCTCTTAATGATCCTTCCTTGGACAGGAGCTACATGGGCGGCAATTCGTATGTAGACTTGCTTCAGAAAGCTTATCTTGGTAATAATGTTCTACCTCAGAAATCTCAATACAAAAGCAGTGGTTCAGGTCATCATGGCTATTATGGAAATCCTGCGTTTGGAGTTGGCTTGTCATATCCTGGAAGTCCTTTAGCAAGTCCTGTCGTCCCAGGCTCTCCAGTGGGACCTGGTAGTCCTATGAGGCATGGTGATTATAATAATATGAGACGAATGAGAAACATAGCTGCAGGTGTCATAGGACCATATCACTTGGATAATATGGAAAACAGCTTAGCATCCTCCTTACTGGAAGAGTTCAAAAGCAACAAGACCAGGTGTTTTGAACTTTCAGAAATTGTAGGCCATGTTGTTGAGTTTAG CGCCGACCAGTATGGGAGCCGATTCATTCAGCAAAAGCTGGAAACTGCCACCACTGAGGAGAAAAACATGGTGTTTCAGGAAATTTTTCCCCAAGCTCTTACTTTGATGACTGATGTCTTTGGAAATTACGTAATCCAGAAG TTTTTTGAACATGGAATGGCATCTCAGAGGAGAGAATTAGCTGGCAAGCTCTTTGGGCATGTTTTAACACTGAGCCTTCAAATGTATGGTTGTCGCGTCATACAGAAG GCAATAGAAGTAGTCGACGTGGACCAGAAGATCAAAATGGTGGAGGAGCTTGATGGTAATATCATGCGCTGTGTACGAGATCAGAATGGAAATCACGTCATTCAGAAATGTATTGAATGTGTACCAGAAGATCACATTCAATTTGTCGTCTCGACATTTTTCGGACAAGTTGTTACTCTCTCCACCCATCCATATGGCTGTCGAGTAATACAG AGAGTATTGGAACACTGTAGCGATCCAGAAACCCAAAGTAAAGTGATGGAAGAAATCTTGGGATCTGTAAGCATGTTGGCACAAGATCAGTATGGTAATTATGTTGTTCAG CATGTATTGGAGCACGGGAAGCCGCATGAGCGCTCTATTATAATTCAGGAACTAGCTGGGAAGATTGTGCAAATGAGCCAGCAGAAGTTTGCCTCTAATGTTGTTGAGAAGTGTTTAACTTTTTGTAATTCCAGTGAACGACAGCTACTGGTGAACGAGATGCTTGGTACGACTGATGAAAATGAGCCTCTTCAG GCTATGATGAAAGATCAGTTTGCAAATTACGTTGTACAGAAAGTTTTGGAAACTTGTAGCGATCAGCAACGTGAGCTGATCATGTCGAGGATAAGAGTTCACTTGAATGCTCTGAAGAAATACACTTACGGAAAGCATATTGTCGCGCGTGTTGAAAAGCTAGTTGCTGCTGGGG AAAGAAGAATTGCTGCTCAGTCCCCAAGTCCGGCTTAG
- the LOC107829583 gene encoding uncharacterized protein LOC107829583 — MEDIFKVKQGDTELLREFVDRFQREIMMLPRVPDNWAAMAFASNLNEKSSEATRRLIESLREFPATTWNDVYNRDSGSSSSRSRKDRDVRDGETNANTRIGDYSFNISTSELVAILRSMGDKVRWPKEMRSNPNRRNPDFSCEFHNDHDHRTLDYRLLQGEVEHLLKQGYLTDLFSEKGKQSYMKNRQEPPKPLSPKRIVNVICGGEEVNGVMYTTVKKTAKFTVTHGKRVRQTLEEDIITFDDVYADGLMIPHNDALVAP, encoded by the exons ATGGAAGATATCTTCAAAGTGAAGCAAGGAGATACAGAATTGCTCAGAGAATTTGTAGATAGATTCCAGCGGGAAATAATGATGCTACCAAGAGTACCTGATAATTGGGCAGCCATGGCGTTCGCGAGTAATCTAAACGAAaaaagttcagaagccacgagGAGGCTCATAGAAAGCTTACGAGAATTCCCTGCCACAACATGGAATGACGTATATAACAG AGATTCAGGTTCATCGTCATCTAGGTCCAGAAAAGATCGAGATGTGCGTGATGGGGAAACCAACGCAAATACAAGGATTGGAGACTATAGTTTCAATATCAGTACTtctgagttggtagcaattttAAGGAGTATGGGAGATAAAGTgcgatggccaaaggaaatgagatcaaacccaaaTAGAAGAAATCCAGATTTTTcgtgcgagtttcataatgaccacGACCATAGAACATTAGATTACAGACTGTTACAAGGTGAGGTAGAACATTTGTTGAAGCAGGGATACTTGACAGACCTGTTCAGCGAGAAAGGTAAGCAGTCTTACATGAAAAATAGACAAGAACCTCCCAAACCTCTATCTCCAAAGAGAATAGTGAACGTGATATGCGGAGGAGAAGAAGTCAACGGTGTAATGTACACAACTGTGAAAAAGACGGCGAAATTCACAGTAACCCACGGAAAGCGAGTTCGACAAACCTTGGAAGAAGATATCATAACATTTGATGATGTATATGCGGATGGCTTAATGattcctcacaatgatgcactg gtagctccgtGA